From one Pseudomonas sp. B21-048 genomic stretch:
- a CDS encoding DUF1294 domain-containing protein yields MSDSAARHNPGRKSGGAIQNLRLKLLAFAVLCAVPLFGSVSLWLRGVSVIPLAAYGIVSVLAFFLYWSDKHKARADSWRTPENVLHAVELAGGWPGALLAQQAFRHKTRKVSFQLVFWLIVLMHQVFWIDQLFLGANLFALL; encoded by the coding sequence ATGAGTGACTCCGCCGCACGCCACAACCCCGGGCGCAAGTCCGGGGGAGCCATTCAAAACCTGCGGCTGAAACTGCTGGCGTTCGCTGTGCTGTGCGCAGTGCCATTATTTGGCTCGGTGTCGCTGTGGCTGCGCGGGGTGTCGGTGATTCCCCTGGCGGCCTACGGCATCGTCAGCGTGCTGGCGTTTTTCCTGTACTGGAGCGACAAGCACAAGGCCCGCGCCGACAGTTGGCGCACGCCGGAGAACGTGTTGCACGCGGTGGAGCTGGCGGGCGGTTGGCCGGGCGCCTTGCTGGCCCAGCAAGCGTTTCGGCACAAGACCCGCAAAGTCTCGTTTCAACTGGTGTTCTGGCTCATCGTGCTGATGCATCAGGTGTTCTGGATCGATCAGCTGTTTCTGGGCGCTAACCTGTTTGCATTGCTTTAA
- the pnuC gene encoding nicotinamide riboside transporter PnuC codes for MSGLELFAAALGVIAVWLTVKQNPWCWPIGLVMVLLYSWIFFEVKLYSDMLLQVIYAALQLYGWWQWTRAGAAHDGRQVSLLDGKSIALGLVVGAVGSLLLGAAMAHWTDAAQPWLDAALTGFSLVAQLWMAQKRLQCWPLWIALDIIFVGLFVYKAMYLTAGLYGLFALLAVHGWRTWRVDPALRT; via the coding sequence ATGTCCGGGCTTGAACTGTTTGCTGCCGCCCTCGGCGTGATTGCCGTCTGGTTGACGGTCAAACAGAACCCCTGGTGCTGGCCGATCGGGCTGGTCATGGTGCTGCTGTATAGCTGGATTTTTTTTGAGGTGAAGCTGTATTCGGACATGCTGCTGCAAGTGATCTACGCCGCATTGCAGCTCTACGGCTGGTGGCAGTGGACCCGCGCGGGCGCGGCGCATGACGGGCGGCAGGTCAGCCTGCTCGATGGCAAATCCATCGCGCTCGGTCTGGTCGTGGGCGCAGTTGGCAGTTTGCTGCTGGGCGCCGCGATGGCCCACTGGACCGATGCCGCCCAGCCCTGGCTCGATGCGGCACTGACCGGCTTCAGTTTGGTGGCGCAGTTATGGATGGCGCAAAAACGTCTGCAATGCTGGCCGCTGTGGATCGCGCTGGACATCATTTTTGTTGGCCTCTTCGTCTATAAAGCGATGTACCTCACCGCCGGCCTGTACGGTTTATTCGCGCTGCTGGCGGTGCATGGCTGGCGGACGTGGCGCGTAGATCCGGCGTTGCGCACATGA
- the nhaB gene encoding sodium/proton antiporter NhaB, producing MSGSMAQAFAHNFLGHSPRWYKASIVGFLILNALVLWTVGPVAAGWLLVIEFIFTLAMALKCYPLMPGGLLLIEALLLKMTTPQALYDELVHNFPVILLLMFMVAGIYFMKDLLLFLFSRLLLGVRSKALLALMFCFLSAFLSAFLDALTVTAVIISAAVGFYSVYHRVASGSDPRQDGEFSDDRHLPSLHHADLEQFRAFLRSLLMHGAVGTALGGVCTLVGEPQNLLIGHEMGWHFAEFFLKVAPVSLPVLAAGLVTCVLLEKLRWFGYGTLLPDNVRTVLANYAAEDNAARTARQRAALLVQGVAALILIAALGFHIAEVGLIGLMVIVLITAFTGITDEHRLGNAFKDAMPFTSLLVVFFAVVAVIHDQQLFAPLIQWVLALPADQQPGMLFIANGLLSAISDNVFVATIYITEVKQAFLAGHMSREHFETLAIAINTGTNLPSVATPNGQAAFLFLLTSAIAPLIRLSYGRMVWMALPYTVVMGVLGWYAVSFWL from the coding sequence ATGTCCGGTTCAATGGCCCAGGCCTTCGCGCACAACTTTCTCGGGCACTCACCTCGTTGGTACAAGGCGAGCATCGTCGGCTTTCTGATTCTCAATGCCCTGGTGTTGTGGACGGTCGGTCCGGTGGCGGCCGGCTGGCTATTGGTGATTGAGTTCATTTTCACCCTGGCCATGGCGCTCAAGTGTTACCCGCTGATGCCCGGTGGCTTGTTGCTGATCGAAGCATTGCTGCTGAAAATGACCACGCCCCAGGCGCTCTATGATGAGCTGGTGCACAATTTCCCGGTGATCCTGCTGCTGATGTTCATGGTGGCGGGCATTTATTTCATGAAGGACCTGTTGCTGTTTCTCTTCTCGCGCCTGCTGCTGGGGGTTCGCTCCAAGGCGCTACTGGCGTTGATGTTCTGTTTCCTGTCAGCGTTTCTGTCGGCTTTTCTCGATGCGTTGACGGTGACCGCGGTGATCATCAGTGCGGCTGTGGGATTCTATTCGGTATATCACCGCGTCGCCTCGGGCAGTGATCCGCGTCAGGACGGTGAATTCAGCGACGACCGGCACTTGCCCAGCCTCCATCATGCTGACCTCGAACAGTTCCGCGCTTTCCTGCGCAGCCTACTGATGCACGGCGCCGTCGGTACCGCGTTGGGTGGTGTGTGCACGCTGGTTGGCGAGCCGCAGAACCTGCTGATCGGCCATGAGATGGGTTGGCACTTCGCCGAGTTCTTTCTGAAGGTCGCACCGGTGTCGTTGCCGGTACTGGCAGCCGGTCTGGTGACCTGTGTGCTGCTGGAAAAACTGCGCTGGTTCGGCTACGGCACGCTGCTGCCGGACAACGTACGTACGGTGCTGGCCAATTACGCCGCCGAAGACAACGCCGCACGGACTGCACGTCAGCGTGCTGCGTTGCTGGTTCAAGGGGTGGCGGCGCTGATTCTGATTGCCGCGCTGGGGTTTCACATCGCCGAAGTCGGCCTGATCGGTTTGATGGTGATCGTGCTGATCACTGCGTTCACCGGCATAACTGACGAACACCGTCTGGGCAACGCCTTCAAGGACGCCATGCCGTTCACGTCATTGCTGGTGGTGTTTTTCGCGGTGGTGGCAGTGATTCACGATCAGCAACTGTTCGCGCCGCTGATCCAGTGGGTGCTGGCGCTGCCAGCGGATCAACAGCCGGGCATGTTGTTTATTGCCAATGGCTTGCTGTCGGCCATTAGCGACAACGTGTTCGTGGCGACCATTTACATCACCGAAGTGAAGCAGGCGTTCCTCGCCGGCCACATGAGCCGCGAACACTTTGAAACCCTGGCGATTGCGATCAATACCGGCACCAACCTGCCGAGCGTGGCAACGCCCAATGGTCAGGCGGCGTTCCTGTTCCTGCTAACCTCGGCGATTGCACCGCTGATTCGCCTGTCGTACGGGCGGATGGTATGGATGGCGCTGCCTTACACCGTGGTGATGGGCGTATTGGGCTGGTATGCGGTGAGCTTTTGGCTTTGA
- a CDS encoding sigma-54 dependent transcriptional regulator gives MIEAPVLRRLLVVDPCDACHRLLPGLRAVGWDVDSCTLENATERSCDVGLLRLQPFHLERPEAVKELITRSGTEWIAVLNQEVLRLQNVGDFVCEWFFDFHTLPFDVSRVQVTLGRAFGMARLRSQGTVHIDQPEHELLGDSKPIRELRKLLSKLAPTESPVLIRGESGTGKELVARTLHQQSQRHSKPFVAINCGAIPEHLIQSELFGHEKGAFTGAHQRKVGRIEAANGGTLFLDEIGDLPLELQASLLRFLREKHIERVGGHQPIAVDVRVLAATHVDLEAAIEKKSFREDLYYRLNVLQVITVPLRERHGDLAMLADHFSHFYSHETGRRPRSFSEDALIAMGKHDWPGNVRELANRVRRGLVLAEGRQIEARDLGLISQHGFASPMGTLEDYKTRAERQALCDVLNRHSDNLSVAARVLGVSRPTFYRLLHKHQIR, from the coding sequence ATGATCGAAGCGCCTGTCTTGCGACGTCTATTAGTGGTGGATCCTTGCGATGCCTGCCACCGTTTATTGCCGGGTTTACGCGCCGTGGGATGGGATGTTGACAGCTGTACCTTGGAAAACGCCACTGAACGAAGCTGCGATGTCGGCCTGTTGCGTTTGCAACCCTTTCATCTGGAGCGCCCGGAAGCCGTCAAGGAATTGATCACCCGTAGCGGTACCGAATGGATTGCGGTGCTTAATCAGGAAGTCTTGCGATTGCAAAATGTCGGGGACTTCGTCTGCGAATGGTTTTTTGACTTCCATACCCTGCCATTCGATGTCTCACGGGTTCAGGTGACCCTGGGCCGCGCATTCGGCATGGCACGCCTGCGCAGCCAGGGCACGGTTCACATCGATCAGCCTGAACACGAGTTGCTGGGCGACAGCAAACCGATTCGTGAACTGCGCAAATTGCTGAGCAAACTGGCGCCTACGGAGTCTCCGGTGCTGATCCGCGGGGAAAGCGGGACCGGCAAGGAATTGGTCGCCCGTACCCTGCATCAACAATCCCAGCGACACAGCAAACCGTTCGTGGCAATCAACTGCGGCGCGATTCCTGAGCACTTGATTCAGTCCGAACTGTTTGGCCACGAGAAGGGCGCTTTTACCGGCGCTCATCAACGCAAGGTCGGGCGGATCGAGGCGGCCAACGGCGGAACTCTGTTTCTCGATGAAATTGGTGATCTACCCCTGGAACTGCAAGCCAGTCTGCTGCGCTTTCTGCGGGAAAAACACATTGAACGTGTCGGCGGGCATCAGCCCATTGCGGTGGACGTGCGGGTATTGGCGGCGACACACGTCGACCTTGAGGCGGCCATCGAGAAAAAAAGCTTTCGCGAAGATCTGTACTACCGTTTGAACGTCCTGCAGGTCATTACCGTGCCGTTGCGTGAACGCCATGGCGATCTTGCGATGCTGGCCGACCATTTCTCCCATTTCTACAGCCATGAAACCGGCCGTCGTCCTCGCAGCTTCAGCGAGGACGCGTTGATCGCCATGGGCAAGCATGACTGGCCAGGCAATGTCCGCGAGTTAGCCAACCGGGTACGGCGCGGGCTGGTTCTGGCCGAAGGACGGCAGATCGAGGCGCGCGACTTGGGGCTGATCAGTCAACACGGCTTTGCCTCGCCGATGGGTACCCTTGAAGACTACAAGACCCGCGCCGAGCGTCAGGCGCTGTGCGACGTATTGAACCGCCACAGCGACAACCTCAGCGTTGCTGCCAGAGTCCTGGGGGTGTCGCGGCCGACTTTTTACCGATTGCTGCACAAGCATCAGATCCGCTAG
- a CDS encoding undecaprenyl-diphosphate phosphatase yields MDLWTAFQALILGVVEGLTEFLPISSTGHQIIVADLLNFGGERAMAFNIIIQLGAILAVVWQFRRKIFDVVIGLPTQPSARRFTANLLIAFLPAVVLGVIFADLIHEYLFNPITVATALVVGGIVMLWAERRQHEVHAESVDDITWKDALKVGFAQCLAMIPGTSRSGSTIIGGLLFGLSRKTATEFSFFLAMPTMVGAAVYSGYKYRDLFVPADFPVFAIGFITAFIFAMIAVRALLIFIASHSYATFAWYRIAFGLVILATWQFGWVDWTAVKP; encoded by the coding sequence ATGGATCTTTGGACGGCCTTTCAGGCATTGATTTTAGGCGTTGTAGAAGGGCTGACGGAGTTCTTGCCCATTTCCAGTACCGGGCACCAGATCATTGTGGCGGATTTGCTCAATTTTGGCGGTGAGCGCGCCATGGCCTTCAACATCATCATTCAGCTCGGCGCGATCCTGGCGGTGGTCTGGCAGTTTCGCCGCAAGATCTTCGACGTGGTTATCGGTTTGCCGACGCAGCCCAGCGCTCGACGCTTTACCGCGAACCTGTTGATTGCCTTCCTGCCGGCCGTGGTATTGGGGGTGATTTTCGCCGACTTGATTCACGAGTACCTGTTCAACCCGATTACCGTGGCCACTGCATTGGTCGTGGGCGGGATCGTCATGTTGTGGGCTGAACGCCGTCAGCATGAAGTGCATGCTGAAAGTGTCGACGACATCACCTGGAAAGACGCCCTGAAAGTCGGCTTCGCCCAGTGCCTGGCGATGATTCCGGGGACCTCGCGTTCCGGCTCGACGATCATTGGCGGCTTGCTGTTCGGGTTGTCGCGCAAGACGGCCACCGAGTTCTCGTTCTTCCTCGCCATGCCGACCATGGTCGGCGCGGCGGTGTACTCCGGCTATAAATACCGCGATCTGTTTGTGCCGGCGGATTTTCCGGTGTTTGCCATTGGCTTCATCACTGCGTTTATCTTTGCGATGATCGCCGTCCGGGCCTTGCTGATATTCATTGCCAGCCACAGCTACGCGACATTCGCCTGGTATCGCATCGCGTTTGGTCTGGTGATCCTGGCCACTTGGCAATTCGGCTGGGTCGACTGGACAGCGGTCAAACCATGA
- a CDS encoding LysR substrate-binding domain-containing protein, whose amino-acid sequence MQDLNDLYYFAKVVEAGGFAAAGRLLGIPKSRLSRRIAELEERLGARLLQRTTRQLNLTAVGERYLRHCQAMLLEAEMADEAVASMSSEPRGRLRVSCPVGLAHEILPGVISHFLEKFPQVQLEMMLLNRRVDLINEGVDVALRVRDLGDEDPLLVTRRLRQAQMAMVASPAFLLGREINHPEDLKNLPVLGALEADRMVHIRLLDQTGKSYDLSLEARLGIDDFIVRKACTLSGLGFTMLPMMHCEQELKNGALVQLLPDWSLPGGWLQAVYPHRRGVMPAVRAWIDHLIESFNACGDRLL is encoded by the coding sequence ATGCAAGACCTCAACGACCTCTACTACTTCGCCAAGGTGGTCGAAGCCGGTGGCTTCGCGGCGGCCGGGCGTTTGCTGGGGATTCCCAAGTCGCGGTTATCGCGACGCATCGCCGAGCTGGAAGAGCGCCTCGGCGCACGTCTGCTGCAACGCACCACTCGCCAGCTCAACCTGACCGCCGTGGGCGAGCGTTATTTGCGCCATTGCCAGGCGATGCTGCTGGAAGCCGAGATGGCCGACGAAGCGGTGGCCAGCATGTCCAGCGAACCCCGAGGGCGCTTGCGAGTGTCCTGTCCTGTCGGGTTGGCCCACGAAATTCTGCCTGGAGTGATCAGTCATTTCCTGGAGAAATTCCCTCAGGTTCAGCTGGAGATGATGTTGCTCAACCGTCGGGTTGACCTGATCAACGAGGGCGTCGACGTCGCCTTGAGAGTGCGGGATTTGGGTGATGAAGATCCATTGCTGGTCACCCGCCGCCTGCGGCAGGCCCAAATGGCGATGGTTGCCAGCCCTGCATTTTTGCTCGGCCGTGAAATCAATCATCCCGAAGACCTGAAAAACCTGCCCGTGCTCGGCGCTCTGGAAGCCGACCGCATGGTGCACATCCGCCTGCTTGATCAAACAGGTAAAAGCTATGATCTGAGCCTGGAAGCGCGATTGGGAATTGACGATTTCATCGTGCGCAAAGCCTGCACCCTCAGCGGCCTGGGCTTTACCATGCTGCCGATGATGCATTGCGAGCAAGAGCTGAAAAATGGCGCGCTGGTGCAACTGCTTCCCGACTGGTCATTGCCGGGCGGCTGGCTGCAAGCCGTCTACCCTCATCGACGCGGGGTGATGCCGGCGGTGCGTGCCTGGATCGACCATTTGATCGAATCATTCAATGCGTGTGGGGACAGACTGTTATGA
- a CDS encoding HAD family hydrolase, whose product MSDVTQQSIRFLLSDMDGTLLLPDHSLSQRTIEAVRALREAGVLFSLATGRPPKAMLQQIEALGVDLPTAAFNGGTIVNPDGSLLVAHYLPATAALTALTLFADQPDIEVWVFSDGDWLLKDPYGPMVPREQHGLGYPPVMVESFEPYLEGIDKIVAASNNTELLIELEAQLLPTVEGQAQVSRSQPIYLDVTAMKANKGEALATLAEFLGVPLEQTAALGDGGNDPAMFHRAGLSIAMGQAEEAVKRQADVVTGANTEDGAAQAIERFILSSV is encoded by the coding sequence GTGAGTGACGTTACGCAACAATCCATCCGTTTTCTGCTCAGTGACATGGACGGCACTTTGCTGCTCCCTGATCACAGCCTCAGTCAGCGCACAATCGAAGCGGTCCGCGCCTTGCGCGAGGCTGGCGTGCTGTTCAGCCTGGCCACCGGGCGTCCGCCCAAAGCCATGCTGCAGCAGATCGAAGCCTTGGGTGTCGATCTGCCGACGGCGGCCTTCAATGGCGGCACAATCGTAAACCCGGATGGCAGTTTGCTGGTTGCGCATTATTTGCCGGCCACGGCAGCGCTGACGGCGTTGACGCTGTTTGCCGATCAGCCGGACATTGAAGTCTGGGTATTCAGTGACGGCGACTGGTTGTTGAAGGATCCGTACGGCCCGATGGTCCCGCGAGAGCAGCATGGCTTGGGTTATCCGCCGGTGATGGTCGAGAGTTTTGAGCCTTACCTGGAGGGTATCGACAAAATCGTCGCCGCCAGTAACAACACCGAACTGTTGATCGAGCTGGAAGCGCAATTGCTGCCCACGGTCGAAGGGCAGGCGCAGGTCTCGCGCTCACAACCGATCTATCTGGACGTGACCGCGATGAAAGCCAACAAGGGCGAGGCATTGGCGACACTGGCCGAGTTTCTCGGTGTACCGCTAGAGCAGACCGCCGCACTGGGGGACGGCGGCAATGACCCGGCGATGTTTCACCGGGCAGGGTTATCGATCGCCATGGGGCAGGCGGAGGAGGCGGTGAAGCGCCAGGCCGACGTGGTGACCGGGGCCAATACCGAAGACGGTGCAGCCCAGGCGATCGAGCGGTTTATCCTGAGTTCGGTCTGA
- a CDS encoding MmcQ/YjbR family DNA-binding protein — protein sequence MKAGLMSEEDVAQFCLALPGAREDYKWGGVRVFSIAGNKMFALQNLRGQSLAFKVDKDLFLGHCDRPGIHPAPYLARAQWVIMETPYPLGTEELQGLLRRSHQLVVSKLPKRTQVGLLL from the coding sequence ATGAAAGCGGGACTAATGAGCGAAGAGGACGTCGCGCAATTCTGCCTGGCACTGCCCGGTGCGCGGGAAGACTACAAGTGGGGTGGCGTGCGGGTGTTTTCGATTGCCGGGAACAAGATGTTCGCCTTGCAGAACCTGCGGGGGCAGTCCCTGGCGTTCAAGGTCGACAAGGACCTGTTCCTGGGCCATTGCGACCGGCCGGGCATTCACCCGGCGCCGTATCTGGCCCGGGCCCAGTGGGTCATCATGGAAACGCCCTACCCGCTGGGCACCGAAGAGCTGCAAGGCTTGCTGCGACGTTCTCACCAACTGGTGGTGAGTAAGTTGCCCAAGCGAACGCAGGTCGGCTTGCTGCTTTAA
- the zwf gene encoding glucose-6-phosphate dehydrogenase, with product MTHVIRRKSKAEPAPPTTLFLFGAHGDLVKRLLMPALYNLSRDGLLGNGLRIIGVDHNAISDEAFAKKLEDFIRAEVASKVGKGDEALDPALWAKLAKHISYVQGDFLDERTYEALAAKIAASGTGNAIFYLATAPRFFSEVVQRLGAAGLLQETPEAFRRVVIEKPFGSDLHTAEALNACLLKVMTEKQIYRIDHYLGKETVQNILVSRFSNSLFEAFWNNHYIDHVQITAAETVGVETRGSFYEVTGALRDMVPNHLFQLLAMVAMEPPAAFGADAVRGEKAKVVGAIRPWSTEEARANSVRGQYTAGEIEGEPLPGYRQEANVAPDSTTETYVALKIMIDNWRWVGVPFYLRTGKRMSARDTEIVICFKPAPYAQFRDTEVDELQPTYLRIQIQPNEGMWFDLLAKRPGQALNMANIELGFAYKDFFEMQPSTGYETLIYDCLTGDQTLFQRADNIENGWRAVQPFLDAWQQDATVQNYAAGEDGPQAADELLTRDGRVWHSVGE from the coding sequence ATGACCCATGTGATCCGCAGGAAATCCAAGGCAGAACCCGCACCGCCTACCACGCTGTTTCTGTTCGGTGCCCATGGTGATCTGGTCAAGCGCCTGCTGATGCCGGCGCTGTACAACCTGAGTCGCGACGGTTTGCTGGGGAATGGACTGCGGATCATCGGCGTTGATCACAATGCTATCAGTGACGAAGCCTTCGCCAAAAAACTCGAAGACTTCATTCGGGCCGAAGTGGCGAGCAAGGTCGGCAAGGGCGATGAAGCCCTTGATCCGGCGTTGTGGGCCAAACTGGCCAAGCACATCAGCTACGTCCAGGGCGACTTCCTTGATGAACGCACCTATGAAGCGCTGGCGGCGAAAATCGCCGCCAGCGGCACTGGCAATGCGATTTTCTACCTGGCCACCGCGCCGCGCTTTTTCAGTGAAGTGGTGCAGCGTCTCGGTGCCGCCGGATTGCTCCAGGAAACCCCCGAAGCGTTCAGAAGGGTAGTGATCGAAAAGCCGTTCGGCTCCGACTTGCACACCGCCGAAGCCTTGAACGCGTGCTTGCTCAAAGTGATGACGGAAAAGCAGATCTACCGGATCGATCACTATCTGGGCAAGGAAACCGTGCAGAACATTTTGGTCAGCCGGTTCTCCAACAGCCTGTTCGAAGCCTTCTGGAACAACCACTACATCGACCACGTGCAAATCACCGCCGCCGAGACCGTCGGCGTGGAAACCCGTGGCAGTTTTTATGAGGTCACCGGCGCCCTGCGGGACATGGTGCCCAATCACCTGTTCCAATTGTTGGCGATGGTGGCCATGGAACCGCCGGCCGCTTTTGGCGCCGATGCGGTACGCGGCGAAAAAGCCAAAGTCGTCGGCGCGATCCGTCCCTGGTCGACCGAGGAAGCGCGAGCCAACTCAGTGCGCGGCCAATACACCGCCGGTGAGATTGAGGGCGAGCCTCTGCCCGGTTATCGCCAGGAAGCCAATGTGGCGCCCGACAGTACGACCGAAACTTATGTCGCGCTCAAAATCATGATCGACAACTGGCGCTGGGTCGGCGTGCCGTTCTACCTGCGCACCGGCAAGCGCATGAGCGCGCGCGACACCGAGATTGTCATTTGCTTCAAACCGGCGCCGTATGCGCAATTCCGCGATACCGAGGTTGATGAGTTGCAGCCGACCTACCTGCGGATCCAGATTCAACCCAACGAAGGCATGTGGTTCGACCTGCTGGCCAAACGGCCCGGGCAGGCATTGAACATGGCCAATATCGAGCTGGGTTTCGCCTATAAGGATTTCTTCGAGATGCAGCCGTCGACGGGCTATGAAACGCTGATCTACGACTGCCTGACCGGCGATCAGACGCTGTTCCAGCGTGCCGATAACATCGAGAACGGCTGGCGCGCGGTGCAGCCGTTCCTCGACGCGTGGCAGCAGGATGCAACGGTGCAGAACTACGCGGCCGGCGAAGACGGACCACAGGCCGCTGACGAGCTGCTGACCCGCGATGGTCGTGTTTGGCACAGCGTCGGTGAGTGA
- a CDS encoding AAA family ATPase codes for MKVLVLTGPESSGKSWLAAELQQQFGGALVGEYVRWFIEQKARDTCPADIPDIARGQLQWEDDARALGPQLLILDTHLLSNMLWSQTLFGDCPTWLEQALLARHYDLHLLLSPEQVVWTDDGQRCQPELDERRAFFNATQAWLEQHRQPVQVLQGDWAERRVQALQAVALLLER; via the coding sequence ATGAAAGTACTGGTACTCACGGGGCCTGAATCCAGCGGCAAGAGCTGGCTGGCCGCCGAACTGCAACAGCAATTCGGCGGTGCTCTGGTGGGCGAATACGTGCGCTGGTTCATTGAGCAGAAGGCGCGAGACACCTGCCCGGCCGATATCCCCGACATCGCTCGCGGTCAGCTGCAATGGGAGGACGACGCCCGCGCCCTTGGGCCGCAGCTGCTGATTCTCGACACTCACTTGCTGAGCAACATGCTCTGGAGCCAGACCCTGTTTGGCGATTGCCCGACTTGGCTCGAGCAGGCGCTGCTGGCCCGGCACTATGACTTGCACTTGCTGCTGTCGCCCGAACAGGTCGTCTGGACCGATGACGGTCAGCGTTGTCAGCCCGAGCTGGATGAACGCCGGGCTTTTTTCAACGCGACTCAGGCATGGCTGGAGCAACATCGACAGCCTGTTCAAGTGCTTCAGGGCGATTGGGCCGAACGCCGGGTTCAGGCATTGCAAGCCGTCGCGTTACTGCTCGAGCGCTGA
- a CDS encoding methyl-accepting chemotaxis protein has product MNSLRSVSISRRLWLILIVAVVMLSTLGVLMLKQIHDDLYQAKAQKTQHVVQTASGILTYYHGLENAGTLTRDAAQKQALTAVRGLRYDQNDYFWINDLTPVMIMHPTNPKLEGQNLSTIRDPDGFALFNEMVAIAKAKDAGMVDYRWPKPGANAPVEKTSYVKLFEPWGWVIGSGVYIDDMQAEFYAQVWKASFVGLVIALIMALLVIMIARSIVRPLQETVNAMANIASGESDLTRSLDTHGQDEVTQLARHFNAFTAKLRLVICQLQTSASALGQSSSELGNDAAQAQQRSQQQSQQMELVATAINEVTYGVQDVAKNAGHAASEMRNAESQAQQGQVNIDGSLQQIDKLSSTIDQAVEVIRTLAAESTQIGSVLEVIRSIAEQTNLLALNAAIEAARAGEQGRGFAVVADEVRLLAQRTQKSTAEIQSMIERLQSHSEAAVKVIGDSSRASQLTIEQAGLAGASLNAIGQALRNLNGLNASIASATLQQAHVVEDINQNVTQAAGLSHSTALAAEQSSVASVHLKELSEQLNGLLKQFRV; this is encoded by the coding sequence ATGAACAGCTTGCGCAGTGTGTCGATCAGCCGACGCTTGTGGCTCATCTTGATCGTGGCCGTGGTGATGCTATCGACGTTGGGCGTGTTGATGCTCAAGCAGATTCACGACGACCTTTATCAGGCCAAGGCCCAAAAGACCCAGCATGTGGTGCAGACCGCCAGTGGCATCCTTACCTACTACCACGGCCTGGAAAATGCCGGCACCCTCACCCGTGACGCCGCGCAAAAGCAGGCACTGACCGCCGTGCGCGGTTTGCGCTACGACCAGAATGACTACTTCTGGATCAACGATCTGACGCCGGTCATGATCATGCACCCGACCAATCCGAAACTTGAAGGCCAGAACCTGTCGACGATCCGCGACCCCGACGGTTTCGCGCTGTTCAACGAGATGGTCGCCATCGCTAAGGCCAAGGACGCCGGTATGGTCGACTATCGCTGGCCGAAACCGGGTGCCAACGCGCCGGTGGAGAAAACTTCCTACGTCAAACTGTTCGAACCCTGGGGTTGGGTGATCGGTTCGGGGGTGTATATCGATGACATGCAGGCCGAGTTTTATGCTCAGGTCTGGAAGGCCTCTTTCGTGGGCCTGGTGATTGCCCTGATCATGGCGTTGCTGGTGATCATGATTGCCCGCAGCATCGTGCGCCCGTTGCAGGAAACCGTGAACGCCATGGCCAATATCGCCAGCGGTGAAAGCGACCTGACCCGCAGCCTCGATACCCACGGCCAGGACGAAGTCACACAATTGGCCCGGCACTTCAACGCCTTTACCGCAAAACTGCGCCTGGTGATCTGTCAGCTGCAAACCTCCGCCAGCGCGCTGGGTCAGTCTTCCAGCGAACTGGGCAACGATGCCGCGCAAGCCCAGCAACGCAGCCAGCAGCAGTCGCAGCAGATGGAGCTGGTGGCGACCGCGATCAACGAAGTGACCTACGGTGTGCAGGATGTGGCCAAAAACGCCGGGCACGCGGCCAGCGAAATGCGCAATGCCGAGTCTCAGGCGCAACAGGGGCAGGTCAATATCGACGGCAGCCTGCAGCAGATCGACAAGCTGTCTTCGACCATCGATCAAGCCGTCGAAGTGATTCGTACGCTGGCCGCCGAAAGCACACAAATCGGCAGCGTTCTGGAAGTGATCCGCTCCATCGCCGAGCAAACCAACTTGCTGGCCCTCAACGCAGCCATTGAAGCCGCCCGGGCCGGCGAGCAAGGTCGCGGGTTTGCGGTGGTCGCCGATGAAGTGCGCCTGCTGGCCCAGCGCACCCAGAAGTCCACGGCGGAAATCCAGTCGATGATCGAACGCCTGCAAAGCCATTCCGAAGCGGCGGTCAAGGTGATTGGCGACAGCAGCCGTGCGTCACAACTGACTATCGAACAGGCCGGCCTGGCCGGCGCCAGCCTGAATGCCATCGGCCAGGCCTTGCGCAACCTCAACGGGTTGAACGCTTCGATTGCCAGTGCGACCTTGCAACAGGCCCACGTGGTGGAAGACATCAATCAGAACGTCACCCAAGCAGCCGGGTTGTCCCACAGCACGGCACTGGCGGCCGAGCAGTCGAGCGTGGCCAGCGTACATCTCAAGGAACTGAGTGAGCAGTTGAACGGGTTGCTGAAGCAATTTCGGGTGTGA